In one Spirosoma rigui genomic region, the following are encoded:
- the leuD gene encoding 3-isopropylmalate dehydratase small subunit, which yields MAYDKFTILRSSAVPMPIENVDTDQIIPARFLKATERKGFGDNLFRDWRYNNDNTPKSDFVLNNPTYSGKILVGGKNFGSGSSREHAAWAIYDYGFRCVISSFFADIFQNNSINVGILPVRVSPEFLEKIFAAIEADPKTELEVNLPAQTVTLLATGEHESFAINEYKKHNLTNGFDDIDYLLSMNKEIAAFAETRPF from the coding sequence ATGGCTTACGACAAATTCACCATTCTTCGCAGCAGTGCCGTTCCCATGCCTATTGAGAACGTAGATACTGACCAAATTATCCCGGCCCGTTTCCTGAAAGCCACCGAGCGTAAAGGATTTGGCGACAACCTGTTCCGCGACTGGCGGTACAACAACGATAATACACCCAAGTCCGATTTCGTCCTGAACAATCCCACCTATTCGGGTAAAATTCTGGTGGGCGGCAAAAACTTCGGCAGCGGGTCGAGCCGGGAGCACGCAGCCTGGGCCATTTATGACTACGGCTTCCGGTGCGTCATATCGAGCTTTTTCGCCGATATTTTCCAGAATAACTCCATCAATGTCGGTATTCTGCCGGTACGGGTTAGTCCGGAATTTCTGGAGAAAATTTTTGCGGCCATCGAAGCCGATCCAAAGACGGAGCTGGAGGTGAACCTACCCGCCCAGACCGTTACCCTGCTGGCTACGGGCGAGCACGAGAGTTTTGCCATCAATGAGTACAAAAAGCATAACCTTACCAATGGCTTCGACGACATCGACTACCTGCTGTCGATGAACAAGGAAATTGCTGCTTTTGCTGAAACGCGACCATTTTAA
- a CDS encoding dihydrofolate reductase family protein, which produces MRKVKLQVQMTIDGFVAGPNGEMDWLTFDWDDALKSYVGALTEPVDCIILGRKLAQGFIPHWAANPELEGALKINETQKVVFTKTIDEADWTNTRLAKGDLTDELNKLKAQDGQDIIAYGGGSFVSALLKHELIDELHLFINPIAIGRGMPIFNELKANQRFRLVQATPFSCGIVVLQYEQNRD; this is translated from the coding sequence ATGAGAAAAGTAAAGCTTCAGGTACAAATGACCATTGATGGATTCGTAGCAGGGCCAAATGGAGAGATGGACTGGCTAACATTCGACTGGGACGATGCATTGAAGAGCTACGTAGGGGCACTCACCGAGCCTGTTGACTGCATTATACTCGGTCGGAAACTCGCTCAGGGGTTTATACCGCACTGGGCGGCCAATCCGGAGCTGGAAGGTGCCTTAAAGATCAACGAAACCCAGAAAGTGGTGTTCACCAAAACGATCGACGAGGCAGACTGGACCAATACCAGACTGGCCAAAGGTGACCTCACCGATGAACTAAACAAACTGAAAGCGCAGGATGGTCAGGACATTATTGCCTACGGTGGCGGATCGTTCGTATCGGCGCTGCTCAAACACGAATTGATCGACGAACTGCATTTGTTTATCAACCCCATTGCTATTGGCCGTGGCATGCCCATCTTCAACGAACTCAAAGCCAACCAGCGATTCAGACTGGTGCAAGCCACCCCATTCAGTTGCGGCATCGTTGTTCTGCAGTATGAACAGAACCGTGACTAG
- the leuC gene encoding 3-isopropylmalate dehydratase large subunit, with the protein MSTPKTLFDKVWDAHVIRQVTDGPDVLFIDRHFIHEVTSPVAFLGLEGRGATVLFPDRTFATADHNTPTLNQHLPVADPLSANQLAALERNAKTYGISHWGLGHIKNGIVHVVGPENGITLPGMTIVCGDSHTSTHGAFGAIAFGIGTSEVEMVLATQCIMQPKPKKMRITVNGKPGKAVLPKDVILYIISQTSASGATGYFVEYAGEVFENMSMEGRMTVCNMTIEMGARGGMIAPDQTTLDYLKGRELSPKGEQWDKLVPYWESLKTDEGATFDLDLTFDAANIEPQITYGTNPGLGTGVTHQIPTADAVKDGSASYKKSLQYMGFQENESMIGKPVDFVFLGSCTNGRIEDFRAFASIVKGRKKADNITAWLVPGSHVVEKQIQEEGILDILTQAGFELRQPGCSACLAMNEDKVPAGKYAVSTSNRNFEGRQGPGARTLLASPLVAAAAAVTGVVTDPREFLN; encoded by the coding sequence ATGAGTACCCCAAAAACCCTGTTCGATAAAGTCTGGGATGCCCACGTCATCCGGCAGGTTACGGATGGTCCCGATGTTTTGTTCATCGACCGTCATTTCATTCATGAAGTAACCAGCCCGGTTGCTTTCCTAGGCCTCGAAGGACGTGGCGCTACGGTATTATTTCCCGACCGTACTTTCGCTACCGCCGACCACAACACCCCAACGCTCAACCAGCACCTGCCCGTAGCAGATCCGCTGTCGGCAAATCAGCTGGCCGCCCTGGAGCGCAACGCTAAAACCTACGGCATCTCACACTGGGGTCTGGGTCACATCAAAAATGGCATTGTACACGTAGTGGGCCCCGAAAACGGTATTACCCTACCTGGTATGACCATCGTTTGTGGTGATTCGCACACTTCCACCCACGGTGCTTTTGGTGCCATTGCCTTCGGAATCGGTACGTCGGAGGTAGAGATGGTACTGGCAACGCAGTGCATTATGCAGCCGAAACCCAAGAAAATGCGGATCACTGTCAATGGCAAACCCGGTAAAGCTGTGCTGCCCAAAGACGTGATTCTGTACATCATTTCGCAGACCTCGGCCAGTGGCGCTACGGGTTACTTTGTCGAGTATGCCGGCGAAGTATTCGAAAATATGAGCATGGAAGGCCGGATGACGGTTTGTAACATGACTATTGAGATGGGTGCCCGGGGTGGTATGATCGCTCCTGACCAGACTACTCTCGATTATCTGAAAGGCCGTGAGCTGTCGCCCAAGGGTGAACAGTGGGACAAACTCGTTCCGTACTGGGAATCGCTTAAAACCGACGAAGGCGCTACGTTCGACCTCGACCTAACCTTCGACGCAGCTAATATTGAACCCCAGATTACTTATGGCACAAACCCGGGTCTGGGCACTGGGGTAACCCACCAGATCCCAACCGCCGATGCGGTGAAAGACGGTTCGGCCAGCTATAAGAAGTCATTGCAGTACATGGGCTTTCAGGAAAACGAAAGCATGATTGGCAAACCCGTCGATTTTGTTTTCCTCGGCAGCTGTACCAACGGCCGGATTGAAGATTTCCGGGCTTTCGCGTCGATTGTTAAGGGCCGGAAGAAAGCAGACAACATAACGGCCTGGCTGGTACCGGGTTCGCACGTGGTTGAGAAACAGATCCAGGAAGAAGGTATTCTGGACATTCTGACGCAGGCCGGTTTTGAACTGCGTCAGCCCGGTTGTTCGGCCTGTCTGGCCATGAATGAAGACAAGGTACCAGCGGGAAAATATGCGGTATCGACGTCAAACCGCAACTTCGAAGGTCGTCAGGGACCAGGTGCCCGTACCTTGCTGGCCAGTCCGCTGGTAGCCGCTGCGGCTGCCGTCACGGGTGTCGTTACCGATCCCCGCGAGTTTCTTAATTAG
- a CDS encoding alpha-isopropylmalate synthase regulatory domain-containing protein, with the protein MKRRYIEIMDTTLRDGEQTSGVSFSASEKLALAQLLLTEVKVDRVEIASARVSAGELEAVQQITRWAANVGLIDKIEVLTFVDGQASLDWMQASGAKVMNLLTKGSLNHLTHQLKKSPEDHFSDISQVIGEAAKSGVKANVYLEDWSNGMRNSPDYVFQYLDFLQTQPILRVLLPDTLGILTPAETYTFVKQLVSRYPSLHFDFHAHNDYDLSIANVMEAVRAGAHGIHLTVNGLGERAGNAPLASAIAVLRDFMPEIRTGVVEKSLYQVSKIVETFSGLRIPDNRPVVGDNVFTQTAGIHADGDKKNNLYFNALLPERFGRKRSYALGKMSGKANIENNLRELGIQLSEDDLKKVTQRVIELGDQKEVVTREDLPYVIADVLNNNSISSRVEVLNYVLTHSKDLKPSATLRVRIAEEQFEENAQGDGQYDAFMNALKKIYGKKKLTLPLLTDYAVRIPTGGQTDALCETIITWRCNTGEFKTRGLDSDQTVSAIKATQKMLNTLE; encoded by the coding sequence ATGAAACGTCGCTACATTGAAATAATGGATACGACACTCCGCGATGGTGAACAGACCAGCGGGGTGTCGTTTTCTGCATCCGAAAAACTGGCTCTTGCTCAGTTGTTACTCACCGAAGTAAAAGTAGATCGCGTTGAAATTGCTTCCGCACGGGTATCGGCGGGTGAGCTGGAAGCAGTGCAGCAAATTACACGCTGGGCTGCCAACGTTGGCCTGATCGACAAAATAGAAGTATTAACCTTCGTTGACGGCCAGGCATCACTCGACTGGATGCAGGCGTCCGGTGCCAAGGTCATGAACCTGCTCACCAAGGGTTCGCTCAATCACCTCACGCACCAGCTCAAAAAGAGCCCGGAAGACCATTTCTCCGACATCAGCCAGGTTATTGGTGAAGCGGCAAAATCGGGCGTAAAAGCCAATGTGTACCTGGAAGACTGGAGTAACGGCATGCGCAACTCGCCTGACTACGTTTTTCAGTATCTGGATTTTCTCCAAACTCAGCCCATTCTGCGGGTATTGCTCCCCGACACACTGGGTATCCTGACGCCCGCCGAAACCTACACCTTCGTTAAGCAACTTGTAAGTCGCTATCCATCGCTGCACTTCGATTTCCACGCCCACAATGATTACGACCTCAGCATTGCCAATGTCATGGAGGCCGTTCGGGCGGGTGCTCATGGGATTCACCTCACCGTTAACGGGCTGGGTGAGCGGGCGGGCAACGCGCCACTGGCGAGCGCTATTGCCGTTCTGCGCGACTTTATGCCGGAAATCCGCACCGGCGTTGTTGAAAAATCACTGTATCAGGTCAGCAAGATCGTTGAAACATTCTCGGGGCTTCGTATTCCCGATAACAGGCCCGTAGTGGGTGATAATGTCTTTACCCAGACCGCGGGAATTCACGCCGATGGCGACAAGAAGAACAACCTGTATTTCAACGCTCTGCTTCCCGAACGGTTTGGGCGCAAACGCAGCTACGCGCTTGGCAAGATGTCGGGTAAGGCCAATATCGAAAACAACCTGCGTGAACTGGGTATTCAGTTATCCGAAGATGATTTGAAAAAAGTAACGCAGCGGGTGATTGAATTGGGCGATCAGAAGGAAGTAGTTACGCGTGAAGACCTGCCCTACGTCATCGCCGACGTCCTGAATAACAATTCTATATCATCAAGGGTCGAAGTTCTGAACTACGTACTCACCCACTCCAAGGACCTCAAGCCCTCGGCTACCTTGCGAGTACGTATTGCAGAAGAGCAGTTTGAGGAAAACGCACAGGGTGATGGACAGTATGACGCGTTTATGAACGCGCTCAAAAAGATATACGGCAAAAAGAAGCTGACCCTACCCTTGTTAACGGACTATGCGGTTCGCATTCCAACCGGTGGCCAAACCGACGCCCTTTGCGAAACAATCATTACCTGGCGATGCAACACCGGCGAATTTAAAACCCGCGGCCTCGACTCCGACCAGACAGTTTCGGCCATTAAGGCGACGCAAAAAATGCTCAACACGCTCGAATAA